A stretch of Lactiplantibacillus brownii DNA encodes these proteins:
- a CDS encoding metallophosphoesterase family protein, protein MPKIAILSDIHGNATALEAVLADAQSQQVTDYWTVGDNTVRGPESERCMQLLDQVHPTAAVLGNHEQNYQKVLHADPTTFTKPKQIMATILTAYDHQQLSTTHFQQLLQLPMTQTKQVGPLTIRLQHVLPNFVSGHSLAPTEAQANFDQATTGEPDIVIYAHTHQPIMRYSTRGQLILNAGTIGLPTAVRPALRQPRAMYLILTIDDQGLQAIDYRRVDFDWQRAIQIATANNLPYLDFYAATLRTNAYQYTPSAVAAYNIKHQLAAQARAILMKLGS, encoded by the coding sequence ATGCCAAAAATTGCTATTTTATCTGACATTCATGGCAATGCCACCGCACTTGAAGCGGTGCTTGCGGATGCTCAATCTCAACAAGTCACAGACTACTGGACCGTTGGTGATAATACGGTTCGCGGTCCCGAATCTGAACGCTGTATGCAGTTGTTAGATCAAGTCCACCCCACTGCCGCAGTGCTCGGCAATCATGAGCAAAATTATCAAAAGGTGTTGCACGCTGATCCAACAACCTTTACCAAACCGAAACAAATCATGGCCACAATTTTAACGGCTTATGATCACCAACAATTAAGTACAACCCACTTTCAACAACTATTGCAACTACCAATGACGCAAACCAAGCAAGTAGGCCCGCTTACGATTCGTTTACAACATGTGTTGCCGAATTTCGTCAGTGGTCATAGTCTAGCACCCACAGAAGCCCAAGCAAACTTCGATCAAGCGACGACTGGTGAACCCGATATCGTGATCTATGCTCATACTCACCAACCCATCATGCGTTATTCAACTCGTGGTCAATTGATTTTAAACGCCGGGACGATTGGCTTACCAACAGCGGTCCGCCCAGCGCTAAGACAACCTCGGGCGATGTATTTAATTCTAACGATTGATGACCAAGGCTTACAGGCCATTGATTATCGGCGCGTCGATTTCGATTGGCAACGGGCCATTCAGATTGCTACTGCCAACAACTTGCCCTATTTGGACTTCTATGCGGCTACCTTACGAACGAATGCTTACCAATACACCCCTAGTGCGGTTGCCGCTTACAATATCAAGCATCAGTTGGCTGCGCAAGCTCGAGCTATTTTAATGAAATTGGGTTCATGA
- a CDS encoding nucleoside/nucleotide kinase family protein: MSKTKVIVISGVTAGGKTTLVTALSQCIDNVCVLSFDDYSIDALPSAPTVNQMVANFHEAVNQYDITALMTDLVLAMETNQFSVILIDFPFGYVHAVLRPYIETVIYLRTPLDIAFARRLIRDFSESSQNEIMTWTRTYLNEVRPLFLAHDQLVSATADYVLDGTASTAEQITQLKGFNVI; encoded by the coding sequence ATGAGTAAAACAAAAGTTATCGTGATTAGTGGGGTCACAGCAGGCGGGAAGACGACATTGGTGACTGCTTTAAGCCAATGCATTGATAATGTCTGTGTCCTGTCGTTTGATGATTATAGTATTGATGCATTACCGTCTGCGCCAACCGTCAATCAAATGGTGGCGAATTTTCATGAAGCGGTCAATCAATATGATATTACAGCGTTAATGACAGACTTAGTATTAGCGATGGAGACTAATCAGTTTAGCGTTATTTTGATTGATTTTCCATTTGGCTATGTTCATGCTGTGTTAAGACCTTATATAGAGACGGTCATCTATTTACGAACGCCACTAGATATTGCATTTGCCAGACGATTAATCAGAGACTTTTCCGAAAGTAGTCAAAACGAGATTATGACTTGGACGAGAACGTATTTGAATGAGGTTCGACCACTGTTTTTAGCACATGACCAGCTTGTCTCAGCTACAGCTGATTATGTCTTGGATGGCACTGCTAGCACAGCGGAACAAATTACTCAGCTAAAAGGCTTTAATGTCATTTAG
- a CDS encoding prephenate dehydrogenase — MTQVVIHGLGLIGCSLARAIKLGHPDVTIVGSDVQPASLSYAKQHQFVDEVTTDFSKAALDAEVIILAGPVSVITADLATLAQLTLKPNVIVTDVGSTKQTVMAAAQPLQQQGITFIGGHPMAGSHKSGVAAGRADLFENAFYFLVPGVASKTAVAQLQELLAATKVKWLTVTPRQHDRLVGQLSHLPHVVAAALVNQTQLALADSPMGLRLAAGGFKSVTRIASSDPTMWTAILLNNPTVVVSQLQAFSAELATVTTAIEAGDGQALTEFFTAAKTTRDHLGPEHLGSLPNFYDLFINIPDRAGAIAAVTQRLAQANLSLVNIHILEIREEVDGVLQLTFGNAATHDAAVALLAAADYQIVRKR; from the coding sequence ATGACACAAGTGGTCATTCATGGCTTAGGGCTGATTGGTTGCTCGTTAGCGCGAGCGATTAAATTGGGACATCCAGACGTCACTATTGTGGGCAGTGACGTTCAGCCAGCCAGTTTAAGTTATGCGAAACAGCATCAATTCGTTGATGAAGTGACGACTGATTTCTCAAAGGCAGCGTTAGACGCAGAAGTGATCATTTTGGCAGGACCCGTTAGTGTGATTACGGCTGATTTGGCTACTTTAGCGCAACTGACTTTAAAACCGAACGTTATCGTGACGGATGTTGGGAGTACGAAACAAACAGTGATGGCGGCAGCACAACCGCTCCAGCAACAAGGCATCACGTTTATCGGCGGGCACCCGATGGCGGGATCGCATAAATCAGGTGTTGCAGCCGGCCGTGCAGATCTGTTTGAAAACGCCTTTTACTTTTTAGTTCCCGGAGTCGCGTCAAAAACTGCGGTAGCTCAATTGCAGGAATTGTTAGCGGCCACTAAAGTGAAATGGCTGACGGTGACGCCGAGACAGCATGATCGTTTGGTGGGGCAATTGAGCCATTTGCCACATGTGGTCGCCGCCGCGTTGGTGAATCAAACGCAATTAGCGTTAGCCGATTCACCCATGGGACTACGTTTAGCCGCGGGAGGTTTCAAAAGTGTTACCCGGATTGCGTCATCAGATCCGACGATGTGGACCGCCATTCTATTGAACAATCCAACGGTAGTGGTCAGTCAATTGCAGGCGTTCAGCGCTGAATTGGCGACGGTCACTACGGCGATTGAAGCCGGCGATGGGCAAGCGTTAACCGAATTTTTTACGGCCGCCAAAACGACACGGGATCATTTAGGACCCGAACATTTAGGCAGTTTACCAAACTTTTACGATTTATTTATCAATATTCCGGATCGAGCGGGGGCGATTGCGGCGGTGACGCAGCGTTTAGCTCAGGCAAATTTAAGTTTAGTCAATATTCATATTTTAGAGATTCGTGAAGAAGTGGATGGGGTGCTACAGCTGACTTTTGGCAACGCTGCGACCCATGATGCTGCGGTGGCGTTGTTAGCTGCCGCCGACTATCAGATTGTGAGGAAACGTTAA
- a CDS encoding shikimate kinase: protein MEAILIGFMGSGKTTVGRLLAQQLQTTHADLDELIVARAGQPITAIFEQQGEAYFRQAEHVTLKAALKQPGILSTGGGTATIAANVAILMASSTPVIWLDATDATILARVAADAGRPLVNSLDLAALLQLKQQRAAWYAQAADLVISTDALTPAEICHEIVTWLAQPTQLAAQG, encoded by the coding sequence ATGGAAGCAATTTTAATTGGATTTATGGGTAGTGGCAAGACGACGGTGGGCCGCTTGTTAGCGCAACAGTTGCAAACGACGCACGCCGATTTAGATGAGTTGATTGTGGCACGTGCGGGGCAGCCGATTACGGCAATTTTTGAGCAGCAGGGTGAGGCTTACTTTCGGCAAGCGGAACATGTGACCCTCAAAGCGGCTTTAAAACAGCCCGGAATACTTTCCACGGGCGGTGGCACGGCCACAATTGCAGCGAATGTGGCGATTTTGATGGCGAGTTCGACCCCGGTGATTTGGTTGGATGCGACCGACGCAACGATTTTAGCGCGGGTCGCGGCGGATGCTGGTCGGCCATTAGTGAATTCGTTGGATTTGGCAGCGTTGCTACAATTGAAGCAGCAACGTGCAGCATGGTATGCTCAGGCCGCCGACTTAGTGATATCGACGGATGCGTTAACGCCGGCAGAAATTTGTCATGAGATTGTGACTTGGCTGGCACAGCCCACACAACTTGCTGCACAGGGATAG
- a CDS encoding GNAT family N-acetyltransferase yields the protein MYFKKATLDDIDAIIDILSDGRNQLAEAGVNQWQGDYPSRKQITADIMQGAAYLFNSDDDATVGAVAVVPSPDATYDTAKADWLNTTGPYVVIHRVAIHSNHAGHGYATQLFEKIIAHITKEHPEIQSVRIDTHADNHAMQHLIDKMQFKRVGEMVGVYHLDDVCYVYEKLIK from the coding sequence ATGTATTTTAAGAAAGCAACTTTAGACGATATCGACGCCATTATTGATATTTTAAGTGATGGTCGCAACCAATTGGCAGAAGCTGGCGTCAACCAATGGCAAGGTGACTACCCATCACGCAAGCAAATCACCGCAGATATTATGCAAGGTGCTGCGTATTTATTCAACTCAGACGATGACGCAACGGTTGGCGCAGTCGCCGTTGTGCCTTCGCCAGACGCGACTTACGATACTGCGAAGGCAGATTGGCTGAATACGACAGGTCCCTATGTTGTCATTCACCGGGTCGCCATCCATTCTAATCATGCTGGTCACGGCTACGCAACCCAACTATTTGAGAAAATTATTGCGCACATCACAAAGGAACACCCTGAAATTCAGAGTGTCCGGATTGATACACACGCTGATAACCATGCCATGCAACATTTAATTGATAAAATGCAATTTAAACGTGTTGGCGAAATGGTCGGCGTTTACCATTTAGATGACGTTTGTTACGTTTATGAAAAATTGATCAAGTAA
- the aroC gene encoding chorismate synthase, translating to MIDYMTAGESHGPELTGILTGIPAGLKLDIDAINAGLTARQGGFGRGNRQQIEHDMVTITGGLRHGVTLGSPIALTIQNRDHAHWQQIMDPVSPATPENTLRRVTRPRPGHADLVGGMKYGHRDLRNVLERSSARETAMRVAIGQICKQLLAQLEIQLVGYVQQIGAIKVDPADELDVATLTHAVAQNDLRLASSDQVAAIHELIMATKKAGDTLGGVIRVVAENVPAGLGSYTNWQTKLDGQLAAAVMGVNAMKGVEIGDGFDAAAHYGSQVMDEIDWDAENGWSRLSNHLGGFEGGMTNGMPIILKAAMKPIPTLYKPLQSVDIQTKEVKKASVERSDTTAIVPASIVVESVVAIELARAITATFDGSNLTRLQAMLKTYRTELRDY from the coding sequence ATGATTGATTACATGACTGCCGGGGAATCACATGGCCCGGAACTTACTGGGATCTTAACCGGCATACCGGCCGGATTAAAATTAGATATCGATGCCATTAATGCTGGCTTAACCGCTCGGCAAGGCGGCTTTGGCCGCGGTAATCGCCAACAGATCGAACATGACATGGTGACGATTACGGGTGGTTTACGGCATGGCGTGACCTTGGGATCGCCGATTGCGTTGACGATTCAAAACCGGGATCATGCTCATTGGCAGCAGATTATGGACCCGGTCAGTCCCGCAACGCCTGAAAATACCTTGCGTCGGGTGACCCGACCACGACCAGGACACGCTGATTTGGTTGGTGGTATGAAATATGGTCATCGAGATCTGCGAAATGTGTTAGAGCGTTCCTCAGCACGTGAAACGGCGATGCGAGTGGCAATTGGTCAAATTTGCAAGCAACTTTTAGCGCAATTAGAGATCCAATTAGTCGGTTATGTGCAACAAATTGGGGCCATTAAAGTGGACCCAGCGGATGAGTTAGATGTGGCTACCCTGACGCATGCCGTGGCACAAAACGACTTGCGTTTGGCAAGTTCAGATCAGGTCGCCGCAATCCATGAGTTGATTATGGCGACGAAAAAAGCTGGGGATACGCTTGGTGGTGTTATTCGAGTCGTGGCTGAGAACGTACCCGCGGGACTAGGCAGTTACACTAATTGGCAAACGAAACTTGATGGTCAGCTTGCTGCAGCGGTGATGGGTGTGAACGCAATGAAGGGGGTAGAAATTGGCGATGGCTTTGACGCGGCAGCCCATTACGGCAGTCAGGTCATGGACGAAATTGATTGGGATGCTGAAAATGGCTGGTCGCGGTTATCGAATCATTTGGGCGGTTTTGAAGGCGGGATGACCAATGGGATGCCAATTATTTTGAAAGCGGCGATGAAGCCCATCCCAACCTTATACAAACCGTTACAAAGTGTGGATATTCAAACCAAAGAGGTTAAGAAAGCCAGTGTGGAACGTTCCGATACCACGGCAATCGTGCCCGCTTCAATCGTGGTTGAAAGTGTGGTTGCGATTGAATTAGCTCGCGCAATCACGGCCACGTTTGATGGCAGTAATCTGACTCGATTGCAAGCCATGTTGAAGACATACCGCACTGAATTGCGGGATTATTAA
- a CDS encoding TetR/AcrR family transcriptional regulator, producing the protein MAKTDLRVIKTKRAIKTAFNQLIVKKPVNKITITELTQLALINKGTFYLHYPDIYALYDEVLAEFAQQSAANSTAYPLLFTHSRTFVREFLFGDTPTPTADQLALLKPENSRFATDFPQVLLAAFKQAIYAVGKLTPNQTNDIKLDFLLNGMIGLLVKPALLNADDPACVEFTVQFVSRMIEQALPEFYPTKKVASD; encoded by the coding sequence ATGGCTAAAACTGATTTACGCGTGATCAAAACTAAGCGGGCCATCAAGACCGCCTTCAACCAGTTAATCGTTAAAAAGCCAGTCAATAAAATTACGATTACTGAACTCACGCAGCTGGCCTTGATCAATAAAGGCACCTTTTACTTACATTACCCTGATATTTATGCTCTTTATGATGAAGTGTTGGCAGAATTCGCGCAGCAAAGTGCCGCAAATTCCACAGCTTATCCATTATTATTTACGCATAGTCGCACCTTTGTCCGTGAATTTTTATTTGGTGACACGCCAACACCAACAGCCGATCAATTGGCGCTGTTGAAGCCTGAGAACAGCCGTTTTGCAACTGATTTCCCACAAGTCCTGTTAGCCGCTTTTAAGCAGGCAATCTATGCGGTTGGAAAGCTCACTCCCAACCAAACCAATGATATCAAGCTTGATTTCTTGCTAAACGGTATGATTGGTTTACTCGTAAAACCAGCTTTACTCAATGCTGATGATCCCGCTTGCGTTGAATTCACGGTACAGTTTGTCAGTCGCATGATTGAACAAGCTTTACCGGAATTCTATCCTACTAAAAAAGTTGCGTCTGACTAA
- a CDS encoding amino acid biosynthesis protein has product MRLHTLGPAATDSFAAAITYQQAHPQSHFELIGHPSFETILTHLAAYAGDWLLIPAAFKSTTLQASWGDVHYALLAQLTLKDCFITQLDPLVVVQRLDADNRIGYTHAATAQLLQRIVQPVTIQTASSKYLAYQAYQQNRAAYVLTNLKNVTLTPQERLIKQLAPAMVWCVYQINEETIK; this is encoded by the coding sequence ATGCGCTTGCATACCCTTGGACCCGCAGCTACGGATAGTTTTGCGGCCGCAATCACTTATCAGCAAGCACATCCGCAAAGCCACTTTGAACTCATTGGTCATCCGAGTTTTGAAACAATCTTAACGCATTTAGCGGCTTATGCGGGGGATTGGTTGCTTATTCCGGCGGCTTTTAAATCGACGACGTTGCAAGCCAGCTGGGGAGATGTGCATTACGCGTTACTGGCGCAATTAACGTTAAAGGATTGTTTCATCACGCAATTAGACCCGCTAGTCGTGGTGCAACGGTTAGATGCCGATAATCGGATCGGTTACACACATGCCGCGACCGCCCAGTTGCTACAACGGATCGTGCAACCAGTGACGATTCAGACGGCTAGTAGTAAGTACTTAGCGTATCAGGCTTATCAACAAAATCGCGCCGCTTATGTGTTGACTAATTTAAAAAATGTGACTTTAACGCCACAAGAACGGCTTATCAAACAACTGGCACCTGCGATGGTGTGGTGTGTTTATCAAATTAATGAGGAGACAATTAAATGA
- a CDS encoding MFS transporter → MSKSTRRQLSASLYLNYLVHGLGLIILAQNMQALSQHWQTPIATVSYVVSGVGIGRLLAYFIFGSLSDRYGRKVFVNIGMLSYLIFFVGMAFVKNIQVAYALAMLAGIANSALDSGTYTTFIEMGGKQGSANILLKAFISVGEFVLPLLVVSLEAKQLWYGWSFMLPAAILIVNFWFLNRQAFPAKNQADAQTAETAAGLSKLRRWLATIGLAGYGYTSMALMILYTQWISLFVTTEMGYHQVVAHLLLSLYSIGSITGVLVIFLLLRLGLAEKHLLIPMNVISLVALLVVSETHWAWLSMLASFIFGFAAAGGVLQVGVNLLLKLYPRIKGRMTGLYFTCGSVASFTIPLITGWLSKQSIGAAMRFDLVIGFAGLALVLLTVWALGPSRSLAHERRQINQIDQQIVKLLNQRFETVTVIGELKQASQLPVLDAKRETIVLDRVASQSRKAAHTPYLQAIYQAIMANSRDYQTQRNTQAAAQPTPKSTKEELSND, encoded by the coding sequence ATGAGTAAATCAACTCGGCGTCAATTATCAGCGAGCCTGTACTTAAACTACTTAGTACACGGCTTGGGCCTCATTATCTTAGCACAAAACATGCAGGCCTTGAGTCAGCATTGGCAAACCCCGATTGCGACAGTTTCATACGTAGTTTCAGGTGTGGGCATTGGTCGTTTGTTAGCATACTTTATTTTCGGTAGTCTATCCGATCGCTATGGTCGTAAAGTTTTTGTAAATATTGGCATGCTGAGCTACTTAATCTTTTTCGTAGGCATGGCGTTCGTGAAAAATATTCAGGTCGCCTACGCATTAGCGATGTTAGCCGGAATTGCGAATTCAGCGTTGGATTCAGGAACTTACACAACTTTCATCGAAATGGGCGGTAAACAAGGGTCGGCGAACATTTTATTGAAGGCCTTTATCTCAGTTGGCGAATTCGTTTTGCCGTTACTGGTCGTGAGCCTTGAAGCCAAGCAATTGTGGTATGGCTGGTCCTTCATGTTACCGGCAGCCATTTTAATCGTTAACTTCTGGTTTCTTAATCGCCAAGCCTTTCCCGCTAAAAATCAAGCCGATGCCCAAACTGCGGAAACGGCTGCGGGGTTGTCCAAGCTGCGCCGCTGGTTAGCAACGATTGGTCTGGCCGGTTACGGTTACACTTCAATGGCCCTCATGATTTTATACACGCAATGGATCAGCTTGTTTGTCACTACGGAAATGGGCTACCACCAAGTCGTGGCACATTTACTCTTATCGCTTTACAGCATCGGTTCAATCACCGGCGTCTTAGTTATTTTCTTACTATTACGGTTAGGGTTAGCGGAAAAGCACTTGCTAATTCCGATGAATGTGATTTCGTTAGTGGCGTTGCTCGTTGTCAGTGAGACGCATTGGGCCTGGCTATCAATGCTGGCCTCGTTTATATTCGGTTTCGCGGCGGCTGGTGGGGTGCTACAAGTTGGGGTGAACTTGTTACTCAAACTTTACCCACGGATCAAAGGGCGCATGACGGGGCTCTACTTCACTTGTGGGAGTGTTGCTTCGTTCACGATCCCACTGATCACCGGCTGGTTGTCCAAACAAAGTATTGGCGCTGCAATGCGTTTTGACTTAGTCATTGGTTTTGCTGGCTTGGCTTTGGTGCTCTTAACCGTGTGGGCACTGGGGCCTAGCCGATCATTAGCCCACGAGCGCCGGCAAATCAATCAGATTGATCAACAAATCGTGAAATTACTCAATCAACGGTTTGAAACGGTGACCGTGATTGGTGAGTTAAAACAAGCTTCACAATTACCAGTTTTAGATGCTAAACGTGAAACAATCGTTCTGGACCGCGTGGCATCACAGAGTCGAAAGGCAGCGCACACGCCATATCTACAAGCGATTTACCAAGCTATTATGGCCAATTCACGCGATTACCAAACACAGCGCAACACGCAGGCAGCGGCTCAGCCAACGCCGAAGTCAACTAAGGAGGAACTTTCAAATGATTGA